From Caulobacter segnis, a single genomic window includes:
- a CDS encoding DUF2842 domain-containing protein, translated as MSAPRTPPRLIPARWRKLIGSFAVLAVLFAWIWAFTSLYDRLPQNRLVHLIYFVALGMGWILPVIPLISWMGKADKPLDVGQR; from the coding sequence GTGAGCGCTCCTCGCACCCCGCCCCGCCTGATTCCCGCGAGATGGCGCAAGCTGATCGGCTCGTTCGCCGTCCTGGCGGTCCTGTTCGCCTGGATCTGGGCGTTCACCAGCCTCTACGATCGCTTGCCGCAGAACCGCTTGGTGCACCTGATCTACTTCGTGGCGCTGGGCATGGGCTGGATCCTGCCCGTGATCCCGCTGATCTCGTGGATGGGCAAGGCCGACAAGCCGCTGGACGTCGGGCAGCGCTAA
- a CDS encoding GlsB/YeaQ/YmgE family stress response membrane protein encodes MSGMGVFAAAVIGILAGWIADLILAGRHSLFIKLLIGVIGSFIGAFVASRVELRPAGFLGEIVVSSVGAVLFLAVLGLIRRPA; translated from the coding sequence ATGAGCGGCATGGGCGTATTCGCGGCGGCGGTGATCGGCATCCTGGCCGGCTGGATCGCCGACCTGATACTGGCGGGCCGCCATTCGCTGTTCATCAAGCTCTTGATCGGCGTGATCGGCTCGTTCATCGGAGCGTTCGTCGCCTCGCGCGTCGAGCTGCGTCCCGCCGGCTTCCTTGGCGAGATCGTCGTCTCCAGCGTGGGCGCCGTCCTGTTCCTGGCCGTGCTCGGCCTCATCCGGAGACCCGCGTGA
- a CDS encoding COX15/CtaA family protein: MTSFLRSDRSRAVAIWLFIVAAMVFAMVVVGGATRLTDSGLSITQWKPIMGALPPMSDQAWRESFELYKKIPQYQLVNPDMTLEGYKGIFWWEWAHRLLGRTVGMVFAIPFVVFLIRRDIPRRLIWRCAIMLGLGGLQGLVGWWMVSSGLSERVSVAPERLMIHLGLALALFVVLIWTALDAWSGSPRVEERSAWKGWALAFLGAVFFQSLLGALVAGNHAGFVYNDWPLMNGRFFPADYVGKSFWGTLAHSQGAVQLHHRLVAYALFVAGIVIGVLARRDRPLAAGSKGAALAVMVAVILQASLGVWTLMAGVPIALGVLHQAGAALLLATATVFAWRVRRP; encoded by the coding sequence ATGACGTCTTTTCTGCGTTCCGACCGTTCGCGCGCCGTCGCGATCTGGCTCTTCATCGTCGCCGCCATGGTCTTCGCCATGGTCGTCGTCGGCGGGGCGACCCGCCTGACGGACTCGGGCCTCTCGATCACCCAGTGGAAACCGATCATGGGCGCGCTGCCGCCGATGTCGGACCAGGCCTGGCGCGAGAGCTTCGAACTCTACAAGAAGATCCCCCAGTACCAGCTGGTGAACCCCGACATGACCCTCGAAGGGTACAAGGGCATCTTCTGGTGGGAGTGGGCGCACCGCCTGCTGGGGCGCACGGTGGGCATGGTGTTCGCCATTCCGTTCGTGGTCTTCCTGATCCGCCGCGATATCCCGCGCCGCCTGATCTGGCGCTGCGCCATCATGCTGGGCCTGGGCGGCCTGCAGGGCCTGGTCGGCTGGTGGATGGTGTCCAGCGGCCTTTCCGAACGCGTGTCGGTCGCGCCCGAGCGGCTGATGATCCATCTGGGCCTGGCCCTGGCCCTGTTCGTCGTCCTGATCTGGACCGCCCTGGACGCCTGGAGCGGCTCGCCGCGAGTCGAGGAGCGTTCGGCCTGGAAGGGCTGGGCGCTGGCCTTCCTGGGCGCGGTGTTCTTCCAGAGCCTGCTGGGCGCCTTGGTCGCCGGCAACCATGCGGGCTTCGTCTACAACGACTGGCCGCTGATGAACGGCCGCTTCTTCCCCGCCGACTATGTCGGCAAGAGCTTCTGGGGCACGCTGGCCCACAGCCAGGGCGCGGTGCAGCTGCACCATCGCCTGGTCGCCTACGCGTTGTTCGTGGCCGGGATCGTCATCGGCGTCCTGGCGCGTCGCGATCGGCCGCTGGCGGCCGGCAGCAAGGGCGCGGCGCTGGCGGTGATGGTCGCCGTCATCCTGCAGGCGAGCCTGGGCGTCTGGACGCTGATGGCCGGCGTGCCGATCGCCCTGGGCGTGCTGCACCAGGCCGGCGCGGCGCTGTTGCTGGCTACGGCCACGGTCTTCGCCTGGCGTGTCCGCCGGCCCTGA
- a CDS encoding alkaline phosphatase has product MIRSFVLAPVLAFVASVAVPAMVLAQVPASASANDPYYKAGEAALARQIAVVPNTGKAKNVILFLGDGMGISTVTAGRIYDGQQKGVDGESNSLAFEKLSYSALSKTYSHDTQVTDSAAGITAIMTGVKTRNKIIGLTGAAIGEKCETEKGHSVETLAELAKANGRAAGVVTTTRVTHATPAGAYAHTAYRDWEGDSDMPVEAIQGGCKDIARQLIEAPDALRLDVVMGGGRSRFLPDGKEVGKRADGRDLTAEWLKAEGANSSYVTTVDQLKAIPADTRHVLGLFAPEHLPYEVERPVLGQGVPTLAQMATSAIDVLSKNPNGYFLLVEGGKIDMGSHLGNAKRTLTETVEFSKAIEAVLAKVDLKDTLVVVTADHSHGLVISGYAARNAPILGLAGNEGEPILAGDGKAYTTLMFATGPGGPEGADTRRDPAKEDVDDIDYHQQAVANLPSAAHSGEDVGVFADGPQAFLLRGVVEESYIFQVMRHAFGFDAPKKR; this is encoded by the coding sequence TTGATCCGCTCGTTTGTTCTCGCCCCCGTTCTGGCTTTTGTCGCGTCCGTCGCCGTTCCCGCCATGGTCTTGGCCCAGGTTCCCGCCTCGGCCAGCGCCAACGACCCCTACTACAAGGCCGGCGAGGCCGCCCTGGCGCGCCAGATCGCCGTGGTCCCGAACACGGGCAAGGCCAAGAACGTCATCCTGTTTCTGGGCGACGGCATGGGCATTTCGACGGTCACGGCCGGCCGCATCTATGATGGCCAGCAAAAGGGCGTCGACGGCGAGTCCAACTCGCTGGCCTTCGAGAAGCTGTCCTATTCGGCGCTGTCCAAGACCTACAGCCACGACACCCAGGTCACCGACAGCGCCGCCGGCATCACCGCGATCATGACCGGCGTGAAGACCCGCAACAAGATCATCGGCCTGACCGGCGCGGCGATCGGCGAGAAGTGCGAGACCGAGAAGGGCCACAGCGTCGAGACCCTGGCCGAGCTGGCCAAGGCCAACGGTCGCGCGGCGGGCGTCGTCACCACCACCCGCGTCACCCACGCCACCCCGGCCGGCGCCTATGCCCACACCGCCTATCGCGACTGGGAAGGCGACAGCGATATGCCGGTCGAAGCGATCCAGGGCGGCTGCAAGGACATTGCTCGCCAGCTGATCGAGGCGCCCGACGCTCTGCGGCTGGACGTGGTCATGGGCGGCGGCCGTTCGCGCTTCCTGCCCGACGGCAAGGAGGTGGGCAAGCGCGCCGACGGCCGTGACCTGACCGCCGAATGGCTGAAGGCCGAGGGCGCGAATTCGTCCTACGTCACCACGGTCGACCAACTGAAGGCGATCCCCGCCGACACCCGGCATGTGCTGGGCCTCTTCGCTCCCGAGCATCTGCCCTACGAGGTCGAGCGGCCGGTGCTGGGGCAGGGCGTGCCGACCCTGGCGCAGATGGCCACGTCGGCCATCGACGTGCTGTCGAAGAACCCGAACGGCTACTTCCTGCTGGTCGAGGGCGGCAAGATCGACATGGGCAGCCACCTAGGCAACGCCAAGCGGACACTGACCGAGACCGTGGAGTTCTCCAAGGCGATCGAGGCCGTGCTGGCCAAGGTCGATCTGAAGGACACCCTGGTCGTCGTCACGGCCGACCACAGCCACGGCCTTGTGATTTCGGGCTACGCCGCCCGCAACGCTCCGATCCTGGGCTTGGCCGGCAACGAGGGCGAACCGATCCTGGCCGGCGACGGCAAGGCCTACACGACCCTGATGTTCGCCACCGGTCCCGGTGGTCCGGAAGGCGCCGACACGCGCCGCGATCCGGCCAAGGAGGACGTGGACGACATCGACTACCACCAGCAAGCCGTGGCGAACCTGCCCAGCGCCGCGCACTCGGGCGAAGACGTGGGCGTGTTCGCCGACGGCCCGCAGGCCTTCCTGCTGCGCGGCGTGGTCGAGGAGAGCTACATCTTCCAGGTCATGCGCCACGCGTTCGGGTTCGATGCGCCGAAGAAGCGCTGA
- a CDS encoding alkaline phosphatase PhoX: MSFSRRRFLGAAATSLAFTAFSARAQDEAVQAETYLNEVEGYGPLVPDPKGLLDLPAGFRYQVISQAGETMSDGFLVPGKADGMGCFPVDADRVLLVRNHELSVNDIHNGAFGLSERLVDRIDRAKVWDFHNSQRPLPGGTTTQLYNLKTRQTERQHLSLAGTLVNCAGGVTPWGAWLTCEETTLERGLEVGKDHGWVFEVPAAHVGLVQPVALKGLGRFKHEAACIDPSTGVVYLTEDVADGLFYRFLPNDRRDLAAGGRLQALGLVDAPEGGDTRNQEEKTFPIGSAKAVRWIDLDGVDNPYDDLRRRGHAKGAAVFCRGEGVFFGQGELYFACTAGGAAGSGQIFRYAPSPAEGQVGEKDQPGKLQLFVESQNDRVLDYADNLVVAPWGHVIVCEDRYSDTLRNHLRGVTPQGKVYTLGRNVFTGNSEFAGACFSPDGGTMFVNVQNPGITLAITGPWASVRA, translated from the coding sequence ATGTCCTTTTCCCGTAGACGCTTCCTCGGCGCCGCCGCCACCAGCCTGGCCTTCACCGCCTTCTCGGCCCGCGCCCAGGACGAGGCGGTCCAGGCCGAGACCTATCTGAACGAGGTCGAGGGCTACGGCCCGCTGGTCCCCGATCCCAAGGGCCTGCTCGATCTGCCGGCGGGCTTTCGCTACCAGGTCATCTCCCAGGCCGGCGAGACGATGAGCGACGGCTTCCTCGTGCCCGGCAAGGCCGACGGTATGGGGTGCTTCCCCGTCGACGCCGACCGCGTGCTGCTGGTCCGCAACCACGAACTGTCGGTGAACGACATCCACAACGGCGCCTTTGGTCTGAGCGAGCGCCTGGTCGACCGCATCGACCGCGCCAAGGTCTGGGACTTCCACAACAGCCAGCGCCCCCTGCCCGGCGGCACCACGACCCAGCTCTACAATCTCAAGACCCGCCAGACCGAGCGCCAGCACCTCAGCCTGGCCGGCACCCTGGTCAACTGCGCCGGCGGCGTCACGCCCTGGGGCGCGTGGCTGACCTGCGAGGAGACGACGCTGGAACGCGGCCTGGAGGTCGGCAAGGACCACGGCTGGGTCTTCGAAGTGCCCGCCGCCCATGTCGGCCTCGTCCAGCCGGTCGCCCTGAAGGGCCTGGGCCGCTTCAAGCACGAGGCCGCCTGCATCGATCCCAGCACGGGCGTCGTCTATCTGACCGAGGACGTCGCCGACGGTCTCTTCTACCGCTTCCTGCCCAACGACCGTCGCGACCTGGCCGCCGGCGGACGGTTGCAGGCCCTGGGCCTGGTCGACGCGCCCGAGGGCGGCGACACCCGCAACCAGGAGGAGAAGACCTTTCCGATCGGAAGCGCCAAGGCCGTGCGCTGGATCGACCTGGACGGCGTCGACAATCCCTATGACGACCTGCGCCGGCGCGGCCACGCCAAGGGCGCGGCGGTGTTCTGCCGGGGCGAGGGCGTGTTCTTCGGCCAGGGCGAGCTCTATTTCGCCTGCACGGCCGGCGGCGCGGCCGGCTCGGGCCAGATCTTCCGCTATGCCCCCTCGCCCGCCGAAGGCCAGGTCGGCGAGAAGGATCAGCCGGGCAAGCTGCAACTGTTCGTCGAGAGCCAGAACGACCGGGTGCTGGACTATGCCGACAACCTTGTGGTCGCCCCCTGGGGCCACGTGATCGTCTGCGAGGACCGCTATTCGGACACCCTGCGCAACCATCTGCGCGGGGTGACGCCCCAGGGCAAGGTCTACACGCTGGGCCGTAACGTCTTCACCGGCAATTCCGAGTTCGCCGGGGCCTGCTTCTCGCCCGACGGCGGCACGATGTTCGTCAACGTCCAGAACCCGGGGATCACCCTGGCGATCACGGGGCCCTGGGCCAGCGTAAGGGCTTAG
- the rplM gene encoding 50S ribosomal protein L13, with protein MQKITASLKPAEVEKKWIVVDAENAVVGRLATFIAMRLRGKHRPDYTPHVDCGDFVVVINADKVKFTGKKLDDKVYYRHTGHPGGVKETTPRKVLGGKFPERVLEKAVERMLPKESPLARKQLTHLLIYNAGEHPHQAQNPEVVDFAGRNAKNIRSL; from the coding sequence ATGCAGAAGATCACGGCTTCCTTGAAGCCAGCCGAGGTCGAGAAGAAGTGGATCGTGGTCGACGCCGAGAACGCCGTTGTCGGCCGTCTGGCGACGTTCATCGCCATGCGTCTTCGCGGCAAGCACCGTCCTGACTATACCCCGCACGTCGACTGCGGCGACTTCGTCGTCGTGATCAACGCCGACAAGGTGAAGTTCACCGGCAAGAAGCTGGACGACAAGGTCTATTACCGTCACACCGGTCACCCGGGCGGCGTCAAGGAAACCACCCCCCGCAAGGTGCTGGGCGGCAAGTTCCCGGAACGCGTCCTGGAGAAGGCCGTCGAGCGCATGCTGCCCAAGGAGAGCCCGCTGGCTCGCAAGCAGCTGACCCACCTGCTCATCTACAACGCCGGTGAGCACCCGCACCAAGCGCAAAACCCCGAAGTCGTCGACTTCGCGGGCCGCAACGCCAAGAACATCCGGAGCCTCTAA
- the rpsI gene encoding 30S ribosomal protein S9, translating into MTDAQGFEALASLSSNPETAAPAEPKIDAQGRAYATGKRKNAIARVWIKPGKGSITINGRDQEVYFARPVLRMMIAQPLEVTDRLGQFDVIVTVEGSGLSGQAGAIRHGLSKALTHYEPGLRPVLKPHGFLTRDSRVVERKKYGKAKARRSFQFSKR; encoded by the coding sequence ATGACTGACGCTCAAGGCTTTGAAGCGCTGGCCAGCCTGTCCAGCAACCCGGAAACCGCCGCTCCGGCCGAACCCAAGATCGACGCCCAAGGCCGCGCCTACGCGACCGGCAAGCGCAAGAACGCGATCGCTCGCGTCTGGATCAAGCCGGGCAAGGGCTCGATCACGATCAACGGTCGTGACCAGGAAGTCTATTTCGCCCGTCCGGTGCTGCGCATGATGATCGCCCAGCCGCTGGAAGTCACCGACCGTCTGGGTCAGTTCGACGTCATCGTGACGGTCGAAGGCTCGGGTCTGTCGGGTCAAGCCGGCGCCATCCGCCACGGCCTGTCCAAGGCCCTGACCCACTACGAGCCCGGCCTGCGCCCGGTCCTGAAGCCGCACGGCTTCCTGACCCGCGACAGCCGCGTCGTCGAGCGTAAGAAGTACGGCAAGGCCAAGGCCCGCCGCAGCTTCCAGTTCTCGAAGCGCTAA